The genomic DNA CGGCGGGCGGCGACTTCCCCCGGCAGATCGCCTTCTCCCCCAAAGGCGGGCTGCTGTTCGCGGCCAACCAGCGGTCCGGCACCGTCAGCACGTTCCGGGTGGGTGCGGACGGCGGACTGCGGCTTACGGGAGAGCCCTTCGCCTCACCCGTCGCCGTCTGTGCGCTGCCGTTGTAGGGCTCGCGGTCGGGAGACGGCGCCCGCCTGCGCGAGCAGCACGTGCACCCGCTCCGTGAGCTGTGCGATCTCGTCGGCGGGCGCGTGGAAGGGCAGGCGTACGTCGCCGTGGCCACGGACGCGTTCGACGCGCAGGGTCAGTCCGTGCCGGTCGACGGCGAGCGGCCGCACCCGGACCGCTCCGTGCAGGCTGTGGGTCGACGAGCCGGGTCAGCCGCTGCACGGCGTCGTCGTGGCAGTCGGCGAGATGGGTCAGCAGCCGCGCCTCGGCCAGCGCCAGCGGATCGGGCTGCGCGGCGGTGAACTCGTCGACGTCGACCACCACGGCGCCGGACGGCCGCCGCAGCACCACACGGGTGGGCCGGAAGGCCAGGTGCCCGTCCGTCACGGCGAACCAGCCGGCGAGCCAGAGCCGGGCCCTGATCCGGCCCCGCACCGGGACGGGCGCCACGTCGGCGAACTCCAGCACGGCGGACGGCTCGCCGCGGGGCGCGCACACCGCCGCGGTGAGCAGCGCGCTGTCCTCGGGCACGCGCAGAAGCACCCGGCCGTCGTCGGCCACGGTGTGCGCGCCGACGAACTCCTCGCGGCCGCCCTCCGCGGTCACCGCGCAGGACCAGGCGGCGGCGAGCACGGAACGGGCCTGTTCCGCCGCGCCGGGTGCGGCCGTCCAGGTGTGGCTGTCACGCATCCCAACCTCCGTTCACAGTTCATTAGGTAAGGCTCACCTAACCTAGCGGAGATCGGGGAGTGCGCCAACCACGACAGTTCCTCGAACCGGCATCCGGAGCGGCACCGTCAGGGCGCGATGGCTCCCAGCAGCGCCCGTGCGCACAGGTCCCGCACCTGCTCGCGGGCGGGCTCCGGATCCCGCAGCCACTCCAGGCAGACGGCGGTGGTGAAGGCCAGCCAGCCGCGTACCGCGAGCCGTACGTCGCCGCGCTCCTCGAAGGCCGGGCCGAACTCCGGGTCCGCGGCCAGGGCGGCGAGGATCTGCCGCTCCTGCGCGGCGAGCGCCCTCTGGTAGACGCGGCGCACCGCGCGGTCCCCCGCCGCGTCGGCGCGGTGGAAGGCACGGTAGCCGTGCGCGTGGGCCCGGACGTACTCCAGGTAGGCGTCGAGGCCCGCGGTGAGCTGCTCGCGGACCGGGACGCCAGGCACGGCCGCCGTCATCCGCAGCATGCGCTCGCTCTCGCGCTCGACGACCGCCGCGAAGAAGTCCCGCTTGTTCGGGAAGTAGTGGTACAGCAGCCCGCGGGAGACCCCGGCGATCTCGGCGACCTGCTCGATCCAGACCTCGTCGTAGGGGCTCTCCGAGAACAGCCGCGCACCCACCGAGAGCAACTGCTCCCGGCGCTCGATCGTGCTGAGCCGGCGGCGGACGCGCCCGCCCTGGTTCGCGGCCATGCCCCGCACCTTACTTGACGCCGGTTCAACAACGGGTCGAGACTGGGGCGCGTTATTGAATCCATGTACAACACGCTCGCCTCGGCTCGTGCAACACGCCGCTGCGTCAAGGGAGATCGCGTCATGGCCCAGACAGCGAGGGAACCGGCACCGGGCGGACTGCCGAAGGGCTTCCGCAGCGCCGAGCTGGGCTGGCCCGAACTGCACCGCATCCCGCACCCTCCGTACCGGCTGCCCCTGCTCGGTGACGTCGTGGGGGCGAGCAGGCGCACCCCGATGCAGGACTCGCTGCGGTACGCGCGGCGGCTGGGGCCGATATTCCGGCGGCGGGCCTTCGGCAAGGAGTTCGTGTTCGTGTGGGGCGCGGCCCTCGCCGCCGACCTGGCGGACGAGGCGCGGTTCGCCAAACACGTGGGCCTGGGAGTGGCCAACCTGCGGCCGGTGGCCGGGGACGGGCTGTTCACGGCGTACAACCACGAGCCCAACTGGCAGCTCGCGCACGACGTGCTGGCGCCCGGCTTCAGCCGCGAGGCCATGGCCGGGTACCACGTGATGATGCTGGACGTGGCCGCGCGGCTCACCGGCCACTGGGACCTGGCCGAGGCGTCGGGCCGGGCGGTGGACGTGCCCGGCGACATGACGAAGCTGACGCTGGAGACCATCGCGCGCACCGGTTTCGGGCACGACTTCGGCTCCTTCGAACGCGCCCGCCTCCATCCCTTCGTCACCTCGATGGTGGGCACGCTCGGCTACGCGCAGCGCCTGAACACGGTGCCCGCGCCGCTCGCACCCTGGCTGCTGCGCGACGCGAGCCGCCGCAACGCCGCCGACATCGCCTACCTCAACCGCACGGTCGACGATCTCGTCCGCGAACGCCGGGCGAGCGGCGGCAAGGGCAGGAAGGGCGACCTGCTCGACCGGATGCTGGAGACGGCCCATCCGGAGACCGGCGAGCGGCTGTCGCCGGAGAACGTCCGCCGGCAGGTCATCACCTTTCTGGTCGCCGGTCACGAGACCACCTCGGGCGCGCTCTCCTTCGCCCTGCACTACCTCGCCCAGCACCCCGAGGTCGCGGCCCGGGCGCGTGCGGAGGTGGACCGGGTGTGGGGCGACACCGAGGCGCCGGGTTACGAGCAGGTGGCCAGGCTGCGCTACGTGCGCCGGGTCCTGGACGAGTCGCTGCGACTGTGGCCGACCGCCCCCGGCTTCGCGCGGGAGGCCCGCGAGGACACGGTGCTCGGCGGCACGTACCCGATGCGGCGCGGGGCCTGGGCGCTGGTGCTCACGGGCATGCTGCACCGCGACCCCGAGGTGTGGGGTGCGGACGCGGAGCGGTTCGACCCGGACCGCTTCGACGCGAAGGCCGTACGGTCGCGCGCCCCGCACACGTTCAAGCCGTTCGGGACCGGGGCGCGCGCGTGCATCGGACGGCAGTTCGCGCTGCACGAGGCCACGCTGGTCCTCGGACTGCTGCTGCGCCGCTACGAGCTGCGGCCGGATCCCGGCTACCGGCTGCGGGTGACCGAGCGGCTGACGCTGATGCCGCAGGGGCTGCGCCTGCACCTGGTCCGGCGGACCGCGGACGCCGGCGGCGCCGCCCCCTCAGAGTCCCGCTGTCCAGTGCCCCGGGCGGGTGACTGAGCACGGCAGCCTGGTGCCGGGGCCGCCCCTGGCCGCGTCGACCTGCGGCTGGGTCAGGAAGAAGGCACCCGTCAGGTCCGCGTCGGTGAGGTCGGCGTCGCGCAGGTCCGCGCCGATCAGGTCGGCGCCCCGCAGGTCGGCGCGGGTGAGGTCGGCGGCGATGAGGTAGGCCCCGCGCAGATCGGCACCCGCCAGGTCGGCGCCCTTGAGCCGGGCGCCCATCAGGTCGGCGTTGCGGCGGTTCTTCTTCCGGCCGCGGGTGCCGGCCCGGACCAGCTCGCTGGTGCGCAGCAGGAGCACGTTGACCCGCTGCCGGTGCGCGGCCACGTCGAGGGCGGCCAGCTCCTCGGGGGTTCCCCCGGCGAGGCGTTCGGTGTCGGCGAGGGCACCGCGCAGGTCGGCGTGGACCGGGCGGGCGGTGGCCAGGGTCAGCGCCTCGGTCAGGTACCGGAGCAGCTCGTGCAGTTGACGGACGACCGGGAACACGTCGAACATGCGGCGGGTCCGCTCCGGTGGGCCCGCGCGCCAGTCCCGGCCGCCGAAGGTGATCTGCGAGACCCGCTGCCCGGCGCCGAAGCAGTCGTAGACCGTGCAGCCGGTGAAGCCGCGCTCCCGCAGTCTCGCGTGGATGCCGCAGCGGTGGTCGGTGCCGAGGTTCGGGCAGGGCGTTCCGGCGTCCTTGTCGATCGCGAAGTCCGCCGAGCGGGCGAACGGCAGGGCCGCACAGCACAGGCCGAAACAGCTCGCGCAGTCGCCGCGCAGTTCCGCCCCGGCCGGGGCATCCGTCCGGTCCGCCGTGTGTTCTCGCATGTCGTCGAGGATACGGGCCGGTCAGGGCTCCAGCGCGGACAGGTCCAGCCGGGCCAGCCGCTCCGGGTCGGACAGGATGTACAGACCCGTGATGAGGCCGTCGGCGACGGTGACGTAGGTGACCGACACCGGCCGCCCCTCGGACACGGCGACGGTGCCGACCGCGTCGTTGATCAGGACGACGTGGGCGAGTCCGGCGAGGTGGCGGAAGTGGAACGCACCGGTGGCGACCGTCCGCGCTCCCCGCGCCACCTTGGACGCCGCGATGCCCCGGGCCAGCGCGCCCGCGTCGGCCCGCAGCACCACGTCCGGGTGGAGGACGGACACCAGTGCCTCGAAGTCACCGGCGCGGCTGGCGGCGAGGAAGGCCTCCACCACCCGGCGCTGACGGCCGAGGTCCGGTTCGGCGGCGGGGGTGGCGTCGCGCACCCGGCGCCGGGCCCGGCTGGCGAGCTGCCTGGTGGCGGCCGGGGTGCGCTCGACGACCTGCGCGATGTCGTCGAAGGGCACGGCGAACATGTCGTGCAGGACGAACGCCAGCCGCTCGGCCGGTTCCAGCCTCTCCAGCACCACCAGCAGGGCGATGCCCACCGAGTCGGTGTGCAGCGCCTCCGCCTCCGGGTCGGCCTGGGGCAGGCTCCGCAGCACGGGGTCGGGCATGAAGGAGTCGAAGCCCTCGGTCATGGGCTCCTCGCGGCGCGCGGTGCGGGAGCGCAGCAGATCCAGGCAGATCCGGCCGGTCACGGTGGTCAGCCAGGCGCCGAGGTTGTCGATGCCGTCCCCGCCGGAGCGGTCGAGGCGCAGCCAGGCCTCCTGCACGGCGTCCTCCGACTCGGCCAGGGAGCCGAGCATGCGGTAGGCCACCGCCCTGAGCTGCCCGCGGTGCTCCTCGAAGCGCTCCGCGAGACGCTGCTGTCCCCGCACGTCCCCTTCTCCCAGCACGTCCCGCTCTCCCCGCGCGTCCCGTTCTCCCCGCATGCCCTGCTCCCCCGTCATACCGCTACCGCGCGAAGACTTCGAAGGTCACCGCCGGCTTTCCGCCGAACCGCTCCCCCGCGGCCTCGGCGAAGCCGGTGAGGAATCCGCGCACGTACGTCTCCGGGTCCTCCTCGGTCAGCACCTCGATGTACGTGCGATGTTCCAGCAGCGAGCGCACGGCGCGCTCCAGACCCGGGGTGGCGTCCACGGCGTGGGTGGGCGAGGAGGAACCGGCGACCGCGACCCAGCGCACGCCGTTCCAGGGTTCCAGGCCCTGGTCCGTCAGCTCCGGGAAGATCCACCGGTTGCCGGCGTCGGCCGCCGCGTCGAGCGTGGCGCGGCCGACGGCGACGTGGTCCGGGGTGTTCCAGGTGACGCCGCCCCAGGTGTCCCGGTGGTTGAGGGTGATGACCAGCTCGGGCCGGTGCCGTCGGATCGCGGCGGCGATGTCACGGCGCAGCGCGGTGCCGTACTCGACGACGCCGTCCCGGTGGTCGAGGAACTCCACCTCGCTCACCCCGACGACGGCGGCGCTCGCCCGCTGCTCCCGCTCACGCAGCGGGGCGCACTCCGCGGGCGGCAGCGTATCGATGCCCGCCTCGCCCCTGGTCGCGAGCACGTAGACGACCTCGCGGCCCTCGTCGGTCCAGACCGCGATCGCCGCCGAGCAGCCGTACTCCAGGTCGTCCGGGTGGGCCACGACGGCGAGGGCACGGCGCCAGTCGCCGGGCATGGGCTCCAGTTGCGTGATCGTCGGCTCCGTCATGCCCGCACACTAACCCGCGCCACTGACATCCCACCCGGACATCCCACCCGGACATCCCGTCTGGACATCCCGTCCGGACATCCCGTCCGGCGTCGTTCAGGCCTCGTCGCGGGCGAGCGCGAGCAGCCGGTCCAGGACGCGGGGGCCGCCCGCCCGCACGCCGTCGTGCTCGAACTCGTCGGTGACCCAGGTGCGCAGGCCCCGAACCGTCCGGGCGGTGGCCAGCGCGTGGGCGGTGTCGACGTACATGTCGTCGTGGTAGACGGCCGCGGCGGCCGGCACCTCGTTGGCGGCGAGGCGGGCGGGGTCGTACAGCGGGGTCCAGTCGGTGTGGGCGGCGAGCAGTTCGGCCGTCTCGCGCAGCGGGCGCAGCGCCGGGTCGCAGTCGAACATCCAGGGGTGGATCGACTCGCCGGTGAACAGCAGGGGTTCGTCGCCGGCGAGGGCCTTCGCGGCGTCGAAGCGCGGGAACTCGGCGCGGACCCGCTCGGCGGACCAGGCGGTGGGCCGGGCGTCCTGGCCGTAGATCACCTCGTGGATGAGGGCGTACAGCGGGTTGGCCGCGAAGGACAGCAGGCCCTGCGCCTGCTCCTGGAAGGCGTCGGAGAGTTCGTGCCCGTTCGGGGTGCGGACGAAGGCGTCCTCCAGCAGGAAGTGCAGCCGGTGGCTGCCCTCGCTGCCGCCCAGCATGATGCCGAGCGACTGGAAGGCCTCCACGGTGAGGCGGTAGCCGTTCGGCAGGACCACGTCGTGGGTGAGGAGGTGGTCGGCGATGCGGCGGGCGCGCTCGACGTCCTGCGGGTAGCGGGCGTAGTGCGCGGCGACCTTGCGCTCGATGCGGGGGTAGGCGGCCCGGTAGACGTCGTCCGCGTGGGCGTCCAGGGAGGGCAGACCGCCGGTGATCAGGGCGGCGCTCAGGCCCTCGGGGGCCAGCGACAGGTAGGCGACGGTGCAGAAGCCGCCGAAGCTCTGGCCGAGGACGGTCCAGGGGGCGCCGCCGGTGACCCGGGGGCGGATGGCCTCGCAGTCGCGGACGATGGCGTCGGAGCGGAAGTGGGTGAGGTAGTCGGCCTGCTCGGCGGGGCCGCCGCGCAGCGGGAGCGTCTGACGGTTGGCCGGGGTGGAGGCGCCGGTGCCGCGCTGGTCCAGGAGCAGGACGCGATACTCCTTGAGGGCGCGGCCGAACCACGCGGGCCGGCCGATGAAACGGTTCGCCCCGAAACCCGGTCCGCCCTGGAGGTAGACCAGCCAGGGCAGGTCCTTGTCGGCCTTGTCGCTCGCGACGGCCTCGCGGGCGTACAGCTCGATCGTCTCCCCGGTGGGGTCGGCGTGATCGAGGGGCACGGTGAAACGGCGGTCGGTGAGGACGACGCCTGGCTGGCGGTAGCTGACGCTCAAGGGGTCTCCCGGGGCGGACGGATCTGGCGACCGATGCTTTCGGCCGCGTCCCAGTTCAGCACACCGTCCTTCGGCCGCCGACCCCCGGGATCATGAAATCGTACTGACAGATCTACTGAACGGCCGGTCAGCGGGCGGCGAGGCTGGAGCGCCGCACGACCAGCTCCGGCTGGAGGACGACCCGCCGGTGCGGGTGGGTCCGGTCCGTGCCCTCCAGCTCGGTCTCCTCCAGGAGCAGCTCGGCGGCCATGGCGCCCATGGTGTGGGCGGGCTGGCGCACGGAGGTGAGCGGGACGGCCGCGGCGGCGGCGAACTCGATGTCGTCGTAGCCCACGATCGCGAGGTCGTCGGGGACGCCGACCCCGGCGGCGTACATGGCCTGCAGGACGCCGAGGGCGAGCAGGTCGTTGGCGCAGAAGACGGCGGTCGGCCGCTCGGCGAGGCCCAGCAGGCGGGCGCCGGCGTCGCGGCCCGCGGCGACGTCGAGGCGCTCGGTGGGCAGTTCGCGCAGCGCGTCGGGGCCGAGCCCGGCCTCGGCGAGCGCGGCGAGGGCGCCGGTGCGGCGGTCGCGGACCTGGTTGAGGCCGGGCGGACCGCTGACGTAGGCGATGGAGCGGTGTCCGGCGTCCACCAGATGGCGTACGGCCAGCGCGCCGCCCGCGACGTCGTCGACGGAGACCGAGCACTCGGTGGTGCCCTCGGCGACACGGTCGACGAGGACGAAGGGGATGTTGTGGCGCCGGAAGCCCTCGATGTTGCGGCCGGTGGCGTCGGCGGGGGTGAGCAGGACGCCCCGGACCCGCTGCTCGGCGAAGAGCGAGAGGTACTCGGCCTCCTCGCCCGGGTTCTGCGCGCTGTTGCAGACCATCACGCCGAGCCCGGCGTCGCGGGCGGCCCGCTCAGCACCGCGGGCGACGTCGACGAAGAACGGGTTGCCCATGTCCAGGACTAGCAGTCCCATGATGCGGCTGCGGCCGGCGCGCAGCTGGCGCGCGGACTCGCTGCGGACGTAGCCCAGCCGGTCGATCGCGGACAGCACCCGCGCCCGGGTCTCGGTCGCGACGGTGTCGGGGCGGTTGATGACGTTGGAGACCGTGCCCACGGAAACTCCGGCGGCGCGGGCGACGTCCTTGATACCCACGGAATGGGCCATCGGGCAGGGACCTCCGAGGTCGGGTGGGAGTGGGGGGCAGCCGTGGGACCTTCACACAGTACCCGGGCCGCCCCGGCGGGGCCCCCGTCAGGCGAGGTGGAACACCTCGGTGAGGGGCTTCATCGCCTCGTCGGCGCGGGCCCCGTCGAGGGACTCGAAGAGCGGACCCATCTCCGCCTGCCAGCGGGCGTTGACCTCGGTGGCCTCCATGCCGGCCCGGGCGGCGGCGAAGTCCTCGGTCTCCAGGTAGCCGACGAGCAGCCCGTCGTCGCGCAGGAAGAGCGAGTAGTTGTGCCAGCCGGTGGCGGAGAGCGCCTCGCACATCTCCGGCCACACGGCGGCGTGGCGTTCGCGGTACTCCGCGATGCGGTCCCGGCGGACCTTGAGCAGGAAACAGACGCGCTGCATGAAGTACCGCTCCCGGGTCGAGTGCTGAGGGCCGCGACTAGAAGTCGAACTGGTCGACGTTGTCGGCGGTGAACACGGTCGGCTTGCCGAGGTTGATCACACCGTCCTTGCCGATGGTGTACTCGCCCATGGCCCCGGCCTTGAAGGTCTCGCCCTCCTTGCCGGTGATCTGCCCGGAGGACAGGGCGACGGCGGTGCGCGCGGCCAGTTCGCCGAGCTTGGCCGGGTCCCACAGCTCGAAGGCCTCGACGGTGCCGTTCTTGACGTACTTGCGCATGTCGTTGGGGGTGCCGAGGCCGGTCAGCTTGACCTTGCCCTTGTACTTGGAGCCGGACAGGTACTGGGCGGCGGCCTTGATGCCCACGGTGGTCGGGGAGATGATCCCCTTCAGGTTCGGGTGCTCCTGGAGCAGGCCCTGGGTCTGCTGGAAGGACTTCTGGGCGTCGTCGTCGCCGTAGGCGACCTTGACCAGCTTGATGTCCTTGTACTTCGGGTCCTTCAGCTCGTCCTTCATGATCTCGATCCAGGCGTTCTGGTTCGTCGCGGTCTGCGCGGCGGACAGGATCGCGATCTCGCCCTTGTTGCCGATCTGCTCGGCCATCTGCTGCACCTGGGTGCGGCCGATGTCGTCGGCGGAGGCCTGGGAGATGAAGGCGTTGCGGCACTCGGGGTTGGTGTCCGAGTCGTAGGTGACGACCTTGATGTCGTTCTTCATCGCCTGCTTGAGCGCGGTGCACAGGGCGCCCGGGTCCTGCGCGGAGACGGCGATGGCGTCGACCTGCTGCTGGGTGAGCGTGTTGACGTAGGAGACCTGGCCGGCGGTGTCGGTGCCGCTGGAGGTGCCGACCTCCTTGTAGCTGGAGCCCAGCTCCTTCAGGGCCTTCTCGCCGCCCTTGTCCGCGACGGTGAAGTAGGGGTTGTTGACCTGCTTGGGCAGGAAGCCGACGGTCAGCCCCTTCTTCGTCGCGGCGTTCGGGTCGGCCTTGCCCGCCGCGGCGGCCGAGCCGCCCTCGTCCTTGACGTCCTCCTTCGTGGTGCCGCCGCAGGCGGTGGCCGCCAGGGCGAGGGAGGTGACGGCGGCGAGGGCCGCGCAGGTACGGCGGATGGACGACTTGCGCATGGTGGGTTCCTTACGAGGGTGGACGGGCCGGGGACCGGGTTACGGGGTGGGGGCGGGCGCCTTGGACGGGGGCGCCGGTGCCGCCCTGCGTCCGGCCCTCGCGAGGGAGATCTGCCGTGCGACCCGGGGGCCGAGCACGGAGAGGACGAGCAGGACGCCGGTGACGACGATCTGCGACTGGGCGGAGACGTCCTGGAGGCTCATGACGTTCTGGAGCGCGCCGAGCAGGAAGACGCCCGCGATCGCCCCGCCGAGCGTGCCCTTGCCGCCGTCGAAGTCGATGCCGCCCAGGAGCACCGCGGCGACGACGGACAGTTCGAGGCCGGTGGCGTTGTCGTAGCGGGCGCTGGCGTAGTGCAGGGCCCAGAAGACGCCGGTGAGGGAGGACATCAGTCCGGTCAGCGTGAACAGGATCAGTTTCTGCCGCTTGACCCGGATGCCGGCGAAGCGCGCGGCCTCCTCGCTGGCGCCGATGGCGAACAGCGACCGGCCCAGCGGCATGGCGTGCAGGGCGACGACGGCGACGGCCAGCAGCACGAGGAACGGCAGGAAGGCGTACGGGACGAAGGTGCCGTCGATGCGTCCGGCCGCGAAGTCCAGGTACTGCGAGGGGAAGTCGGTCACCGCGTCGGAGCCGAGCACGATCTGCGCGATGCCCCGGTAGGCGGCCATGGTGCCGATGGTGACGGCGAGGGAGGGCAGTCCGAGCCGGGTGACCAGCAGGCCGTTGACCAGACCGCAGACCACGCCGAGCAGCAGGCAGATCGGGATGATCGTCTCGATGGTCATGCCCTGGTTCCACAGGGCGCCCATCACCGCGCCGGACAGGCCCGCGGTGGAGGCGACCGACAGGTCGATCTCGCCGGAGACGACCAGCAGCGTCATCGGCAGGGCGATGAGCGCGATCGGCAGCGTGTTCCCGATCAGGAAGGACAGGTTGAGGGCGTTGCCGAAGCCGTCGACGAAGCCGAAGGAGAGCAGCAGGACGACCACGAGGAGGGCGCCGACCACGGTGTCCCATCGGACGGCGCGCGTCAGGGAGCTGTCAGCCATGGCGGGCGTTCCTCTTCTTCAGGGCGGTGGCCACCCGCAGCGCGACGATCCGGTCGACGGCGATGGCGAGGATGAGCAGGGTGCCGTTGATGGCCAGCACCCACACGGAGCTGACGCCGAGGGCGGGCAGCACGCTGTTGATCGAGGTCAGCAGCAGCGCGCCGAGGGCCGCGCCGTAGACGCTGCCGGAGCCGCCGGTGAAGACGACGCCGCCGACCACCACGGCGCTGACGACGGTCAGTTCGTAGCCGTTGCCGGTGCCGGAGTCGACGTTGCCGAACCGGGCCAGGTAGAGGGCGCCGGCGAGTCCGGCGAGCGCGCCGCAGAAGGTGTAGGCGGCCAGGATCCGCTTGCGGACCGGGATGCCGGCCAGCCGGGCGGCCTCGGGGTTGGAGCCGAGGGCGTACAGCTCGCGTCCGCTGCCGAAGTGCTTGAGGTAGTACGCGGTGGCGACGAGCACCGCCAGGGCGATCATGGCCAGCCAGGGCACGGCGGAGATGCCGCCGGAGCCGAAGTCGACGAAGCCGCCCGGCAGATCGGCCGCGGTGATCTGGCGGGAGCCGACCCAGATGGAGTCGATGCCGCGGATGATGTACAGGGTGCCGAGGGTGACGACCAGGGCGGGCACCTGGCCGAGGCTGACCAGCAGGCCGTTGAGGAGGCCGAAGCCGATACCCAGCAGCACCGCGAGGAGCACGGCCACGACGGGGTTTCCGCCGCCCTGGAGGTAGGTGCCGGCGGCGAAGGCGCTGATGCCGAGAGTGGAGCCGACGGACAGGTCGACGTTGCGGGTGATGACGACCAGGGACTGTCCGGTGGCGACCAGGACCAGGATGGTCGCGTTCAGCAGCAGGTCCTTGATGCCCTGCTCGGAGAGGAACTCGCTGTTGCCTGCCTGGGTGATGGCGATCATCACCAGGAACACGAGCAGGATGGCCAGTTCACGCATCTTGAAGATGCGGTCCACCAGCCGGGTGGCGCCTGCCCCCGGCACGTCGGCCGCGGAGGCCTTCTCGGGTGCGGTGACCGTCATGCGGCGGCCCTCCCCGTGGCTGCGGCCATCACGGTCTCCTCGGTGGCGTCGGAGCGGGATATCTC from Streptomyces sp. CB09001 includes the following:
- a CDS encoding TetR/AcrR family transcriptional regulator, whose translation is MAANQGGRVRRRLSTIERREQLLSVGARLFSESPYDEVWIEQVAEIAGVSRGLLYHYFPNKRDFFAAVVERESERMLRMTAAVPGVPVREQLTAGLDAYLEYVRAHAHGYRAFHRADAAGDRAVRRVYQRALAAQERQILAALAADPEFGPAFEERGDVRLAVRGWLAFTTAVCLEWLRDPEPAREQVRDLCARALLGAIAP
- a CDS encoding cytochrome P450, whose product is MAQTAREPAPGGLPKGFRSAELGWPELHRIPHPPYRLPLLGDVVGASRRTPMQDSLRYARRLGPIFRRRAFGKEFVFVWGAALAADLADEARFAKHVGLGVANLRPVAGDGLFTAYNHEPNWQLAHDVLAPGFSREAMAGYHVMMLDVAARLTGHWDLAEASGRAVDVPGDMTKLTLETIARTGFGHDFGSFERARLHPFVTSMVGTLGYAQRLNTVPAPLAPWLLRDASRRNAADIAYLNRTVDDLVRERRASGGKGRKGDLLDRMLETAHPETGERLSPENVRRQVITFLVAGHETTSGALSFALHYLAQHPEVAARARAEVDRVWGDTEAPGYEQVARLRYVRRVLDESLRLWPTAPGFAREAREDTVLGGTYPMRRGAWALVLTGMLHRDPEVWGADAERFDPDRFDAKAVRSRAPHTFKPFGTGARACIGRQFALHEATLVLGLLLRRYELRPDPGYRLRVTERLTLMPQGLRLHLVRRTADAGGAAPSESRCPVPRAGD
- a CDS encoding pentapeptide repeat-containing protein, producing MREHTADRTDAPAGAELRGDCASCFGLCCAALPFARSADFAIDKDAGTPCPNLGTDHRCGIHARLRERGFTGCTVYDCFGAGQRVSQITFGGRDWRAGPPERTRRMFDVFPVVRQLHELLRYLTEALTLATARPVHADLRGALADTERLAGGTPEELAALDVAAHRQRVNVLLLRTSELVRAGTRGRKKNRRNADLMGARLKGADLAGADLRGAYLIAADLTRADLRGADLIGADLRDADLTDADLTGAFFLTQPQVDAARGGPGTRLPCSVTRPGHWTAGL
- a CDS encoding sigma-70 family RNA polymerase sigma factor, whose protein sequence is MTGEQGMRGERDARGERDVLGEGDVRGQQRLAERFEEHRGQLRAVAYRMLGSLAESEDAVQEAWLRLDRSGGDGIDNLGAWLTTVTGRICLDLLRSRTARREEPMTEGFDSFMPDPVLRSLPQADPEAEALHTDSVGIALLVVLERLEPAERLAFVLHDMFAVPFDDIAQVVERTPAATRQLASRARRRVRDATPAAEPDLGRQRRVVEAFLAASRAGDFEALVSVLHPDVVLRADAGALARGIAASKVARGARTVATGAFHFRHLAGLAHVVLINDAVGTVAVSEGRPVSVTYVTVADGLITGLYILSDPERLARLDLSALEP
- a CDS encoding PIG-L deacetylase family protein — protein: MTEPTITQLEPMPGDWRRALAVVAHPDDLEYGCSAAIAVWTDEGREVVYVLATRGEAGIDTLPPAECAPLREREQRASAAVVGVSEVEFLDHRDGVVEYGTALRRDIAAAIRRHRPELVITLNHRDTWGGVTWNTPDHVAVGRATLDAAADAGNRWIFPELTDQGLEPWNGVRWVAVAGSSSPTHAVDATPGLERAVRSLLEHRTYIEVLTEEDPETYVRGFLTGFAEAAGERFGGKPAVTFEVFAR
- a CDS encoding alpha/beta fold hydrolase is translated as MSVSYRQPGVVLTDRRFTVPLDHADPTGETIELYAREAVASDKADKDLPWLVYLQGGPGFGANRFIGRPAWFGRALKEYRVLLLDQRGTGASTPANRQTLPLRGGPAEQADYLTHFRSDAIVRDCEAIRPRVTGGAPWTVLGQSFGGFCTVAYLSLAPEGLSAALITGGLPSLDAHADDVYRAAYPRIERKVAAHYARYPQDVERARRIADHLLTHDVVLPNGYRLTVEAFQSLGIMLGGSEGSHRLHFLLEDAFVRTPNGHELSDAFQEQAQGLLSFAANPLYALIHEVIYGQDARPTAWSAERVRAEFPRFDAAKALAGDEPLLFTGESIHPWMFDCDPALRPLRETAELLAAHTDWTPLYDPARLAANEVPAAAAVYHDDMYVDTAHALATARTVRGLRTWVTDEFEHDGVRAGGPRVLDRLLALARDEA
- a CDS encoding LacI family DNA-binding transcriptional regulator; the encoded protein is MAHSVGIKDVARAAGVSVGTVSNVINRPDTVATETRARVLSAIDRLGYVRSESARQLRAGRSRIMGLLVLDMGNPFFVDVARGAERAARDAGLGVMVCNSAQNPGEEAEYLSLFAEQRVRGVLLTPADATGRNIEGFRRHNIPFVLVDRVAEGTTECSVSVDDVAGGALAVRHLVDAGHRSIAYVSGPPGLNQVRDRRTGALAALAEAGLGPDALRELPTERLDVAAGRDAGARLLGLAERPTAVFCANDLLALGVLQAMYAAGVGVPDDLAIVGYDDIEFAAAAAVPLTSVRQPAHTMGAMAAELLLEETELEGTDRTHPHRRVVLQPELVVRRSSLAAR
- a CDS encoding L-rhamnose mutarotase; protein product: MQRVCFLLKVRRDRIAEYRERHAAVWPEMCEALSATGWHNYSLFLRDDGLLVGYLETEDFAAARAGMEATEVNARWQAEMGPLFESLDGARADEAMKPLTEVFHLA
- the rhaS gene encoding rhamnose ABC transporter substrate-binding protein — encoded protein: MRKSSIRRTCAALAAVTSLALAATACGGTTKEDVKDEGGSAAAAGKADPNAATKKGLTVGFLPKQVNNPYFTVADKGGEKALKELGSSYKEVGTSSGTDTAGQVSYVNTLTQQQVDAIAVSAQDPGALCTALKQAMKNDIKVVTYDSDTNPECRNAFISQASADDIGRTQVQQMAEQIGNKGEIAILSAAQTATNQNAWIEIMKDELKDPKYKDIKLVKVAYGDDDAQKSFQQTQGLLQEHPNLKGIISPTTVGIKAAAQYLSGSKYKGKVKLTGLGTPNDMRKYVKNGTVEAFELWDPAKLGELAARTAVALSSGQITGKEGETFKAGAMGEYTIGKDGVINLGKPTVFTADNVDQFDF
- a CDS encoding ABC transporter permease, translated to MADSSLTRAVRWDTVVGALLVVVLLLSFGFVDGFGNALNLSFLIGNTLPIALIALPMTLLVVSGEIDLSVASTAGLSGAVMGALWNQGMTIETIIPICLLLGVVCGLVNGLLVTRLGLPSLAVTIGTMAAYRGIAQIVLGSDAVTDFPSQYLDFAAGRIDGTFVPYAFLPFLVLLAVAVVALHAMPLGRSLFAIGASEEAARFAGIRVKRQKLILFTLTGLMSSLTGVFWALHYASARYDNATGLELSVVAAVLLGGIDFDGGKGTLGGAIAGVFLLGALQNVMSLQDVSAQSQIVVTGVLLVLSVLGPRVARQISLARAGRRAAPAPPSKAPAPTP